In Carya illinoinensis cultivar Pawnee chromosome 7, C.illinoinensisPawnee_v1, whole genome shotgun sequence, the following are encoded in one genomic region:
- the LOC122316932 gene encoding biotin carboxyl carrier protein of acetyl-CoA carboxylase, chloroplastic-like isoform X2 produces the protein MASSLTAASASASGVSKASANLRRLNNNHPLSKLSFRLSPKPNFLFLTEGLRHSQNCSTVVKAQLNEVGVDGSSNAAATHPPTKSEVVAPEAKDANPSNDPSGALATEESISEFIAQVSSLVKLVDSRDIVELQLKQLDCEVLIRKKEALPQPPPLAPVTFTHSHAPLVAPSAQPVPAPAPVPSPAAAVSGTSTSSAVKSAKSSLPPLKCPMAGTFYRSPGPGEPAFVKVGDKVQKGQVLCIIEAMKLMNEIEADQSGTIVEILAEDGKPVSVDMPLFIIEP, from the exons ATGGCTTCGTCTCTGACCGCAGCTTCAGCTTCGGCCTCAGGTGTCAGCAAAGCCTCCGCCAATTTGCGTCGCTTAAACAACAATCACCCTCTATCCAAGCTTTCATTTCGTCTCTCTCCTAAGCCTAATTTCCTGTTTTTAACAGAG GGTTTACGACATAGTCAGAACTGTTCCACTGTGGTAAAAGCCCAATTGAATGAG GTTGGTGTTGATGGATCCTCAAATGCTGCTGCTACTCACCCCCCAACCAAGTCAGAAGTAGTGGCACCAGAAGCAAAGGATGCTAACCCATCAAATGACCCTTCTGGAGCTTTAGCTACAGAGGAATCAATCTCTGAGTTCATTGCTCAAGTTTCAAGTCTTGTTAA GCTTGTTGATTCAAGAGATATAGTGGAGTTGCAGTTGAAACAGCTTGACTGTGAAGTTCTAATCCGTAAAAAGGAGGCCTTACCTCAACCACCACCTCTTGCACCAGTTACTTTTACGCATTCACATGCTCCATTAGTGGCACCCTCAGCCCAACCTGTACCGGCACCTGCACCTGTTCCTTCCCCAGCTGCTGCAGTCTCTGGTACATCAACTTCATCTGCTGTCAAGTCAGCCAAGTCATCACTTCCACCTCTTAAATGCCCCATGGCAGGGACGTTTTACCGAAGTCCAGGCCCTGGAGAACCTGCATTTGTGAAG GTTGGAGACAAGGTACAGAAGGGACAAGTCCTATGCATCATTGAGGCCATGAAATTGATGAATGAGATAGAA GCGGATCAATCGGGAACCATAGTCGAGATCCTTGCAGAAGATGGCAAGCCTGTCAGTGTTGACATG CCTCTGTTTATAATCGAACCTTAG
- the LOC122316932 gene encoding biotin carboxyl carrier protein of acetyl-CoA carboxylase, chloroplastic-like isoform X1: MASSLTAASASASGVSKASANLRRLNNNHPLSKLSFRLSPKPNFLFLTEGLRHSQNCSTVVKAQLNEVRFFQWFSLEDLFSNIHSFLDTLLASSFSFKVGVDGSSNAAATHPPTKSEVVAPEAKDANPSNDPSGALATEESISEFIAQVSSLVKLVDSRDIVELQLKQLDCEVLIRKKEALPQPPPLAPVTFTHSHAPLVAPSAQPVPAPAPVPSPAAAVSGTSTSSAVKSAKSSLPPLKCPMAGTFYRSPGPGEPAFVKVGDKVQKGQVLCIIEAMKLMNEIEADQSGTIVEILAEDGKPVSVDMPLFIIEP, translated from the exons ATGGCTTCGTCTCTGACCGCAGCTTCAGCTTCGGCCTCAGGTGTCAGCAAAGCCTCCGCCAATTTGCGTCGCTTAAACAACAATCACCCTCTATCCAAGCTTTCATTTCGTCTCTCTCCTAAGCCTAATTTCCTGTTTTTAACAGAG GGTTTACGACATAGTCAGAACTGTTCCACTGTGGTAAAAGCCCAATTGAATGAGGTAAGGTTCTTTCAATGGTTTTCATTGGAGGATCTGTTTTCAAATATTCATTCCTTCCTGGACACGCTTTTGGCATCATCTTTTTCCTTCAAGGTTGGTGTTGATGGATCCTCAAATGCTGCTGCTACTCACCCCCCAACCAAGTCAGAAGTAGTGGCACCAGAAGCAAAGGATGCTAACCCATCAAATGACCCTTCTGGAGCTTTAGCTACAGAGGAATCAATCTCTGAGTTCATTGCTCAAGTTTCAAGTCTTGTTAA GCTTGTTGATTCAAGAGATATAGTGGAGTTGCAGTTGAAACAGCTTGACTGTGAAGTTCTAATCCGTAAAAAGGAGGCCTTACCTCAACCACCACCTCTTGCACCAGTTACTTTTACGCATTCACATGCTCCATTAGTGGCACCCTCAGCCCAACCTGTACCGGCACCTGCACCTGTTCCTTCCCCAGCTGCTGCAGTCTCTGGTACATCAACTTCATCTGCTGTCAAGTCAGCCAAGTCATCACTTCCACCTCTTAAATGCCCCATGGCAGGGACGTTTTACCGAAGTCCAGGCCCTGGAGAACCTGCATTTGTGAAG GTTGGAGACAAGGTACAGAAGGGACAAGTCCTATGCATCATTGAGGCCATGAAATTGATGAATGAGATAGAA GCGGATCAATCGGGAACCATAGTCGAGATCCTTGCAGAAGATGGCAAGCCTGTCAGTGTTGACATG CCTCTGTTTATAATCGAACCTTAG